Proteins from a genomic interval of Lolium perenne isolate Kyuss_39 chromosome 1, Kyuss_2.0, whole genome shotgun sequence:
- the LOC127331382 gene encoding ethylene-responsive transcription factor ERF071-like, translated as MPPRCRPASGYHGVRARTSGRFDAEIRFGDERIRLGTFDTAHEVARAYDAVAWRLGRSRRTMNFRDVWMREQAEQLAPPPPVITREQQRRQRELEQLLCIAEPRMVGGVGARPE; from the coding sequence ATGCCTCCGCGCTGCCGCCCCGCCTCCGGCTACCACGGTGTTCGGGCGCGGACGAGCGGCCGCTTCGATGCGGAGATCCGCTTCGGCGATGAGCGGATACGCCTCGGAACTTTCGACACCGCGCACGAGGTGGCGCGGGCGTACGACGCCGTCGCCTGGCGCCTCGGACGCTCCCGCCGGACTATGAACTTTCGTGATGTCTGGATGCGGGAGCAGGCGGAGcagctcgcgccgccgccaccggtcATCACGCGCGAGCAGCAGCGCCGCCAACGGGAGCTCGAGCAGCTCCTCTGCATCGCCGAGCCTAGGATGGTCGGCGGCGTGGgggcccgacctgaataa